Proteins from one Telopea speciosissima isolate NSW1024214 ecotype Mountain lineage chromosome 1, Tspe_v1, whole genome shotgun sequence genomic window:
- the LOC122640758 gene encoding WD repeat-containing protein WRAP73: MEFTEGYKQTGPCCFSPNARYLAVAVDYRLVIRDVLSLKVVQLFSCLDKISYVEWALDSEYILCGLYKRPMIQAWSLTQPEWTCKIDEGPAGIAYARWSPDSRHILTTSDFQLRLTVWSLVNTACVHVQWPKHASKGVSFTKDGKFAAICTRRDCKDYINLLSCHSWEVMGVFAIDTLDLADIEWSPDDSAIVIWDSSLDYKVLIYSPDGRCLFKYQAYESGLGVKSVACSPCGQFLAVGSYDQMLRVLNHLTWKKFAEFMHLSSVRAPCSAAIFKEVDDPLQLDMSGLHLSDEFIQGNSENVPEGHFRVRYKIMELPITLPSQKPPADKPNPKQGVGLLSWSNDSQYLFTRNDSMPTVLWIWDIRHLELAAILVQKEPIRAAAWDPSCPRLVLCTGSSHVYMWNPSGAFCVSIPLPQFTVTDLKWNSDGSCLLLKDRELFCCAAVPMLPDSSEDSSDE; encoded by the exons ATGGAGTTCACGGAGGGCTATAAGCAGACGGGTCCATGTTGTTTCTCGCCAAATGCTCGTTACTTAGCTGTTGCAGTCGACTATCGCTTGGTGATTCGTGATGTTCTTTCCCTCAAG GTGGTGCAATTGTTTTCGTGCTTGGATAAGATAAGCTATGTTGAATGGGCTCTTGATTCAGAGTATATACTGTGTGGTCTCTACAAGAGACCAATGATACAGGCATGGTCATTAACCCAGCCTGAATGGACTTGCAAAATAGATGAAGGTCCTGCTGGGATTGCATACGCAAGGTGGAGCCCTGATAGTCGCCACATACTTACCACATCAGATTTCCAGTTGCGGCTAACAGTATGGTCACTGGTGAACACAGCTTGTGTACATGTCCAATGGCCCAAGCATGCTTCTAAGGGTGTTTCTTTCACCAAAGATGGAAAGTTTGCTGCTATTTGCACAAGACGTGATTGCAAAGACTACATTAATCTACTGTCTTGTCATTCATGGGAGGTCATGGGTGTTTTTGCTATTGACACTCTAGATTTAGCTGATATTGAATGGTCACCAGATGATAGTGCCATAGTGATCTGGGATTCATCTCTTGACTATAAG GTTTTGATCTATTCTCCAGATGGGAGGTGTCTGTTTAAATATCAAGCATATGAAAGTGGGTTGGGTGTAAAAAGTGTTGCATGCTCCCCATGTGGCCAATTTCTGGCAGTGGGTAGTTATGACCAGATGTTACGAGTTTTGAATCACCTGACATGGAAAAAATTTGCTGAATTTATGCACCTATCTTCTGTTCGTGCTCCTTGCAGTGCAGCTATTTTCAAg GAGGTGGATGATCCTTTGCAACTTGATATGTCAGGATTACATTTAAGTGATGAGTTTATACAAGGCAATTCTG AAAATGTTCCAGAAGGACACTTCAGAGTCAGGTACAAAATAATGGAATTGCCCATTACGTTACCTTCGCAGAAGCCTCCTGCAGACAAACCAAACCCCAAACAAGGCGTTG GTCTATTATCATGGAGCAACGACAGCCAGTATCTCTTCACCCGCAACGATAGCATGCCAACAGTTCTGTGGATATGGGACATCCGCCACCTAGAACTTGCAGCTATCCTGGTGCAGAAAGAACCAATCCGTGCAGCTGCTTGGGATCCATCGTGCCCACGCCTTGTTCTGTGCACTGGTAGTTCACACGTGTATATGTGGAACCCCTCTGGTGCCTTCTGTGTGAGTATTCCATTGCCACAGTTTACTGTAACTGATCTGAAATGGAATTCAGATGGAAGCTGTCTTCTCCTTAAGGACCGGGAATTGTTCTGCTGTGCTGCAGTGCCCATGCTGCCAGACTCCAGTGAAGATAGCTCTGATGAATAG